The proteins below are encoded in one region of Mycobacterium pseudokansasii:
- a CDS encoding DUF222 domain-containing protein — MFEHGALGSADLDQLTPEQLVTAIEGTYRQESALTARRLACVAALLRHRSAAERRDPDLAYATIDGAERTCAEVAAALNVSSAAAAYQVHCAEMLDTRLRRIGALLAEGRIDWRTAQLTISRTDLVNDDKLIARLDESLAARMSRWQGWSRQRVINAIDRQVLAIDPDAARERRRRADDEREIGITPHPDGMAELWGIVTGADATAFDRKLSHLATAVCRDDPRTLAQRRADALGALTAGGPLACRCGSSDCPARRGGAQAPTGAQVLLNVVATADTLSGKSQQPGYVEGYGVIDADLVRELATSATRRLIADLPSDADALTYHPSTALDRAVRCRDLTCRFPGCSRPARICDIDHTIPFNHTDPGAGGLTVLANLKCLCRKHHRLKTFHGGVTGMARQTTARRHGNWSKISLMHTPQTAIYLRQSLDRDQNQLAIDRQRDDLLKLCKRLGWANPVQYADNNVSATKGRRQRYEELCRDIADGVIGRVAVWDMDRLHRQPRELEGFIDLVERHHVELANVGGSVDLSTPAGRYFARTRGAAARFEVEHKAERQKSANRQRAKAGKAWNVRSFGWKGDKLVAREANAIRKASRDLLNGASLWSIAAQWNSQGLKTVKGCGWTGGTVRQVLTRASNAGLVTYDVRAAQAEARIKGKPVHLAGIVEGAEPSRPAIVDRDVWEGVCTLLADPKRHTGKSPGRKHLLSGIAICDACRKPIGTGVRGTKTGGKRAVYSCKRIGCMKIVRGVELTDKRVVDAITKRLAEPDAAVTLARPTVDAKALRDQIELLRGQIREAEADYDDGQITAARMNARIERVEAKLKPLQDTLLGSHMSADVKALAGRPDAAKRFAALPLDRQRGVIDTLATVTIHALNRPGGRFDPKAITVDFERK, encoded by the coding sequence ATGTTCGAGCACGGCGCCCTCGGTTCTGCGGATCTGGACCAGCTCACGCCGGAGCAATTGGTCACGGCCATCGAGGGCACCTACCGGCAGGAGTCGGCGCTCACCGCGCGACGCCTCGCCTGCGTGGCGGCGCTGCTACGCCATCGGAGCGCTGCCGAACGCCGCGACCCCGATTTGGCCTACGCGACCATCGACGGGGCTGAGCGGACCTGCGCCGAGGTAGCGGCGGCGTTGAATGTTTCTTCGGCGGCTGCCGCATATCAGGTGCACTGCGCGGAGATGCTCGATACCCGACTGCGTCGGATCGGAGCGCTGTTGGCCGAGGGCAGAATCGATTGGCGCACAGCTCAATTGACCATCAGCCGTACCGATCTGGTCAATGACGACAAGCTGATCGCCAGGCTCGACGAGTCACTTGCTGCACGCATGAGCAGGTGGCAAGGCTGGTCGCGCCAGCGCGTCATCAACGCCATCGATCGGCAGGTGCTGGCGATCGACCCCGACGCCGCCCGGGAGCGCCGGCGTCGCGCCGACGACGAACGCGAGATCGGCATCACGCCTCATCCTGACGGCATGGCCGAGCTGTGGGGCATCGTGACCGGCGCAGACGCCACCGCCTTCGACCGCAAACTGTCGCACTTGGCAACGGCGGTGTGCCGCGACGACCCCCGTACCCTGGCCCAGCGTCGCGCCGACGCGCTCGGAGCGCTGACCGCGGGTGGGCCCCTGGCCTGCCGCTGCGGATCGAGCGACTGCCCGGCCCGGCGCGGTGGCGCACAAGCGCCAACCGGCGCGCAGGTGCTCCTCAACGTCGTCGCCACTGCCGACACGCTTTCGGGCAAGAGCCAACAACCCGGCTACGTCGAGGGCTACGGCGTCATCGACGCCGACCTGGTCCGCGAACTGGCGACCTCGGCGACCCGTCGCCTCATCGCGGACCTACCCTCCGACGCCGACGCTTTGACGTATCACCCATCGACCGCCCTTGACCGCGCGGTCCGCTGCCGGGATCTAACCTGCCGATTTCCCGGATGTAGCCGACCGGCGCGGATCTGCGATATCGATCACACCATCCCGTTCAACCACACCGACCCGGGCGCCGGTGGCCTGACGGTGCTCGCCAATCTCAAGTGTCTGTGCCGAAAACACCACCGGCTGAAGACATTTCACGGCGGCGTCACCGGGATGGCGCGACAAACAACTGCCCGACGGCACGGGAATTGGTCTAAGATATCCCTCATGCACACCCCGCAAACCGCCATCTACCTGCGTCAATCGCTTGACCGCGACCAGAATCAGCTGGCCATCGACCGCCAACGCGACGACCTGCTCAAGCTCTGCAAGCGGCTCGGATGGGCCAACCCCGTCCAGTACGCAGACAACAACGTCAGCGCCACCAAGGGCCGCCGACAGCGCTACGAGGAGCTGTGCCGAGACATCGCCGACGGCGTCATCGGCCGGGTCGCTGTCTGGGACATGGACCGCCTGCACCGGCAGCCCCGCGAGCTTGAGGGCTTCATCGACTTGGTCGAGCGCCACCACGTCGAGCTGGCCAACGTCGGCGGCTCGGTGGACCTGTCGACGCCCGCGGGCCGCTACTTCGCCCGCACGAGGGGCGCAGCTGCGCGGTTCGAGGTCGAGCACAAGGCGGAGCGGCAAAAGTCCGCCAACCGGCAGCGCGCGAAGGCCGGAAAAGCATGGAACGTAAGGTCGTTCGGCTGGAAGGGCGACAAGCTCGTCGCGCGGGAGGCCAACGCGATCCGCAAGGCATCCCGCGATCTGCTCAACGGAGCGTCGCTGTGGTCTATTGCGGCGCAATGGAATTCGCAAGGGTTGAAGACGGTCAAGGGCTGCGGCTGGACGGGCGGGACGGTGCGCCAGGTGCTCACGCGGGCCAGCAACGCGGGCCTGGTGACCTACGACGTACGTGCAGCGCAGGCTGAGGCCCGCATCAAGGGCAAGCCTGTCCACCTGGCCGGAATCGTCGAGGGCGCTGAGCCGAGCCGACCCGCGATCGTGGACCGCGACGTCTGGGAGGGTGTGTGCACGCTGCTGGCCGACCCGAAGCGGCACACCGGCAAGTCGCCGGGCCGCAAGCACCTGCTGTCGGGGATCGCGATCTGCGACGCCTGTCGCAAGCCGATCGGTACCGGGGTGCGGGGCACCAAAACCGGTGGCAAACGGGCCGTGTACTCCTGCAAGCGGATCGGCTGCATGAAGATCGTGCGCGGTGTCGAACTGACCGACAAGCGGGTCGTCGACGCGATCACTAAGCGGTTGGCCGAACCCGACGCCGCGGTCACGTTGGCTCGGCCGACGGTCGACGCCAAGGCGCTGCGTGATCAGATCGAGTTGCTGCGCGGGCAGATCCGGGAGGCCGAGGCGGATTACGACGACGGGCAGATCACCGCGGCCCGGATGAACGCCCGAATCGAGCGGGTGGAGGCGAAGCTGAAGCCGCTACAGGACACGCTGCTGGGCTCGCACATGTCGGCCGACGTCAAAGCGTTGGCTGGGAGGCCGGACGCGGCGAAGCGGTTCGCGGCGCTGCCGCTGGACCGCCAACGCGGAGTGATCGACACTCTGGCGACGGTAACGATCCACGCGCTGAATCGGCCTGGTGGGCGGTTCGATCCGAAGGCGATCACCGTCGATTTCGAACGAAAGTAG